The window TCtgaatttctgttttttttatatataatggtgaaaaaaagaggggaaaaataaaatccttttcaatttttttaactttaaaaatttcacataCCGAAGCGTCTGATTAGCAACACAATTCGCACTGGTACTATAATATGAACATAATTTTCTTGGCAAATTTgaccaaaaatttttaaatgttttgaaatcatttgtcattgaatcgattatgctgtcaatattttgttgttgttgaagctgctgctgctgctgttgttgttgtgaaagtgatgatggtaattgCCTATGAGAATTGTTCATTGTATTTGGTATTCTTGGAAATTGGTATGGCTTTCCAACATtcgatggttgttgttgttgttgttgatgatggtaatgatgatgatgatgatgattattgtatgGTTGATTTAGTACTGGATtatcatttcgtttttcacGTTTACGATGAACAGGTCGGCCACATTTGTTAAATAGCTGTGTGCATGTATGGCAagcaaaaattaattaatatcaTATAACTAATATccaattcatgatgatatttttatcgtttgtttgttcatgtgtgtgtgtacaacaTGAATAAATTACTAATACTTACCCTCTGTGAAATAGTACGGCCATTTTCCTGGAAATTCATAATTGCATCCGATATTTGTATATGAATAGGGCTAACGATATgttcaatattgaatgatgttTTCAATCGACTAGCTAATCGTATCATATCGTTGAGATATTTATTCCATTCTTTATTGAGATTATTATGACATTGTAGACAacatttttccaaaaaattcatacatGTTGATTGACATATGACATTTACATTGTTTGCTGTtgaatgatgaccatttaTGCATCCATAACAATAGGATAATGAATGTAGACGATTTTCACAGGTCGTACTTGTGGGCAACTAAATTcagattgaaattgaattagaaaaaattattttctcaACATTAATTGATTACTACTAACCtcgatgattgttttcaatatatcACTACCATATCGAAGTGCCTGTACAAATGTACGAATAGCAACAAATGAACGTCGTACCTGtacaattaatttttgtggCAATTCACCAAATGGCATCATTTCTTCCATATGTTCTACTGTACAATTAAGATAATTTGCATCAAATGCATATTGTGCATTCAATtcttcaaacatttttttatataaaagattaaaaaattctttcattgcCACTGTAAGATCTAATTGACCATCATTGTAATATTGTTCAAGATTATGAAACATattattgaatatgaatgaatgacgatCATATAATATTCCATATGTATCGGAAAACATTCGATGAAAATCCGCATGTGACATGGTTAATACATGGCGAAAGAATgctgtggaaaaaaaattaataataataataattcatgagttcataattcataattcataataataataacataacAAAtcacagtaaaaaaaaaatattcgtcaaaagttttttttttttttttttgttactttGGTGTGTTATATACATTCACATTGTTGAAATTCCATTccatgtacacacacacacatagttataatattggaattttctttaaaaaaaaatattcgtgaattctcatcattttttttctttatttcttttcgattgattattatattaaaaatggaatcatcattttgggtGAAACTtacaaacaacagcaattaCAATAGATAAAGCTGGATGGATAAAGTTAAGAATTAAAgcgaaaatgattgaaaatcatttgatcacgatttttttcttcgatgttttgtatgtgtgtgtgtatttggtcatcatcatcatagcttgtatgaatgaaccaaacgaaaataaaattattgttgcgtgttgaattgaaatattaatgatgatgatgatgatgatgatgaataaaagcGAAAAAAGTGGGCTAGATAAGAAGCCATAAAGAAAAGATAAGAAGCTTCggtcagagaaaaaaaaagaatttttccatgAAATTCGTGTCTATGTTAAATGTGGTGTTCATCTTTATCtgcaaaaaatgatttttttttttttttttgaaaaaaattttaaatcgatagtgtgtgtgtgtgtgtgtgtttgtgcttGTGTTTGTTCGATttactcattcattcaaaaatcacttcaaaaaaaaaaacataatgaataaataaatcgataaacaaaaaacgacagGCAAGCAGAACCGAATCATTAGTGGCTTAATTCGGATTAATGATGTACGTACATACACATCTTATCTAAATGAACATCAACCATCTGCACACAAacatatattgatgatgatgattaaaaaaaaaacattgatcaataacacacacacacacaaacaggaCGGGTAttcgttcaatttttttttcctttcatttatttattattattattatcatcatcatttcttttgataatcaatgtcggcatccaatgatgatgatcataatggcGTCCAtagtttctctctctctctctctctctctctgtgtgtgtgtgtgtgtgtgtggaattCTCCACCTTTTAGCACACCTTAGATATTAAATGTTTCGTGTATCGCGATGTGTGTTTCGCGATCGGCAATGTTCatagaattttctttttcttttgttattgttgttgttgttgtttttttttgccgccatttgatttgtagtatagaacaacaacaacaaaaaaacttcaatgatgatgatgatgatgatgatggtcatcgaTTTTGAACCactgaatttattttattttcgataaaaaaaaatatgtgtaTGTTATATGactatgaatgatgaaaaatttcgcTTGATCACATgctgtgaaatgaaaaatttatttggattttgtttagtttttttttcttttttttttgatagatAAACAAAGAacaccaaacaacaacaacgacaacaacaaaaaaacgaaatttaaaattccaaATGGCAAATCAAGAATTTGTTGCTTTACTTGgctttttctgttttttttgtgtaataAGTTTTCTTAGTGTCGAACATCTCGAACAAATCCAAAATTGTATTgaatcttgttgttgatgtcaATAAGAATCttaatcaaaagaaaaagctCACACATATCGGTAGTAATTAGTAAAGAAGATTATCTATCAATCaataggcaaaaaaaaattaaaatctcACATGAAAACGGTCATTACCTACACACATTTATATCACataatataaaattattaacgttgatttttcattttgaccatttcaataaaattcaatctaTCTAAATCgtttttaatgatgaaaagttggaaaaaaaaattcgaatgtttttgtgtttgtttgatggAATGTGGACACACAagtcaccaccaccaccaccaccaacataCTATTTGCACACAGACAGGTAAATCGAATGTGGTcgttcgaatatttttttttttttttgaaaatgttgataatgtaataaatttttatatttattttttaaagaaattttttatttttcgggaaaaaaaatttgacgataaaaaaaaagagcgCGACCaaccatttcatcatcattatcagaatgaaaattaagtGCATCATCGCTCTATCGTACATCCGgaatctttgatttttttttttatttttttctgtttctatCTATCATTTTTCTGTGTCAACTCCACTTTTAatcagcaatttttttttctgtgcaACATTTGCCctcaaattttaatttagaagaaatgacaaaatgattaaattataatttctgattgatcgatgataTGACAATCGTGATCAACCAGATTAgagatgatattttttttcgtttgttattgtaattgattgagagagagagagagagaaaattaaatcaaaatcaatcaaaaaatcagTTCACTAATCAATGAGTGtttatgttgttgtattaTACCTGTTGTTTGTGTTATTTCCATataatgtcatcatttttattttccaacaacaagtgGTAAACACTATAGTGtgtgatttgaatgaatttaaaatgaaaacgatgatgacaaccgatgatggtgatgatgattattttatgtATCGgttaaaatttgattgacaagtgtgtgtgtgtgtttttgtgtgtatttaGTTGATGAAAATACAGATAAATTGTATCTGTGTCTCGTCGTTAGTCATaacaatgatttttgaatttttttttctcaattgtaatataaacattgaaatagaagaaaaaaaattcttcatcactAAAATTGTGTCactgaatttgatgatggtggttatTGTCAGTAAAAATTGAGAATAGCTGATTATTTGAATCCAGTGTGTGTGCAGGTATTAAgcgtaatttttttttctctctctcttttatGATTAAAATAGACAGGTAATATTcagtaaataataatgttaactatgtttattttgaatatataaataaatacggTAAATATTTggctaatgatgataatcctcttttttttctaagaATAGACGGGGGGcttttaatgataaaaatattatatTTCATAAACATGATCTGAtgacattatcaacaaaccaatcaccaatcatcatcataatcatatttGACCTCATGTAAGTagttttctctctctctctctttctcttgacaattatcattttttttataatcataTTTAAGGAATATACAAATCCTGAATGTATATTATCTGAAAGAaaatgtgataataatatcgtCATTCATTACATACAtgcaaacatacacacacatttacaaTTGTTGTATGATGGACAATAAGGTAATAAttctatcaaaaaaaaaaacctagaCAGGTATATGTCTTTTTTTAGGCTGGTGACAATATTCACTAAATTagtttttcaacaaaaaaaaatgaacaataacaTTCATGTGCATTTAGACCATTAGATAGATAATTTGAACTTTGagtttgtgcgtgtgtgtgtatatgatagggttttcacatttttttagCTATTCATTTTCGGTTTAaatgctgaaaaaaaaaatctttttttatttttatttttattgatcttttcttatttttcaattccattcttcaaattgtttcagtttttttttcaactagAAAATCAgtcaaataacaataacaacaatgatggcAATAAAGGCTTAAAAAATCGACAATCCTAAATGACGGTATgtaccatgatgatgatgatgatgattacaaggttatcatcatcatcatcctcatttttgttgttgttgttgaaaaatatataCATGGCTACAaatataacaaacaaataaacaatccgaacaaacaaacaaacaaataataataataaaacggCCATTGAGCTATTTGAATATAGAAGGTAGCAAATATaggcatacacacacacacacaaaatcaatggtaagccatttttttaaatatttcttACCTTTATGATATGTACCCACTATACACACTAcactttcaaaaaaaaaaaaaaaaaaaaaacagcaaggtaatagtgtttttttctggggtttcaaaagcaaaaaaaaaaaattccaattacAATGTACAATCCGACTAAAGTTtggccaccatcatcatcatcatcatcatcaacgctatcaccaccgccaccaccagcaCCGCCAGCAGCAATAAGCGATTCTacattttcatataaaaaaaagtcaaagtCTTCGATATTGatggtcgtcgtcgtcgtcgttcgttcgttcgaaataaaaaagaaaatgaaatcaatgtaTATATGAACGAACGAAATGAATATTATAGAATGGAAATGGACAAAACCAAAGGTGAGAAAGAagaaatgtgtgtgtgtgtgtatacaaGTCATCGTTtaatatttataataataccCCTCATACTCCCCcacccagaaaaaaacagcatAATAGCATGATATCGAAAGCTATGTTTCTTTCACATACATCAagaattctgtttttgttgttgttgttgttcaaaagctgaaaaaaatttctgttttttttttttgttttgttttgtttgacgAAGTACGAGGTCCAATCATCGGACCAAATCTCCGgcaaaaacgaaacaagAACGATAAACGAAACGAATATttaagcaacaacaacaacaacaacaacaacaaccaaacttaaatgaatggtaaaaaaaaacttgttttaGTCTTTGGccagattttgttgttgttattgttatgattttttttctttgttgttattttcgattatcattttttacaattttgttttttctttctcgaTTAATGGATTCTGTAGGcaaaacatttatttgtcatttcaaaaaaaaaaaattgatttttcccccaaaaagaatgaatcatcaattgagAAACCGGAAAAAagtaattgaaaaaaattaatttttttttttgctaatgtcataaatatttatatatttcatttcacaggttgttttgtttgttccgttattattattaatttactaaaaagtttttgttttattgcaACTTGTTGATcacgattgattgattgatttgcgattgtcattgaaaagaataattacacacacacacacacctacactatatatacattttctatgtcatcatcatcattatcaattggattggaaaatattttcataattaaAATGATGGATAGCTAAATggcaaatcaaaatgataatttttttctgatgaatcaaacaaacaaacaaaaaaaaacacgagaGCCGATGCCGCCTAATCTATCGAAcaggattgattgattgattgattgattgatagatTGAACATCGaggttcttgttgttgttgtaaatcaatgttttcgtttttgtgtATTAGGCCTACgcacaacaatcatcattttttttatggtttTGTTTGCTCATtactctctctgtgtgtgtgtgttgttcaagcttatttattgattattgattgattgtacatacacataaacacacacacacacacatcttgAACATTTGAACAGGTGATGTTTtatcatttggtttttttttttttctttggttctGGTTTACATTGtataaacacacatacacacacacaaaattatCCAGACAtacaaaaattctttcaacacacacacacacacacagaacaaGTTTTTACTTACCATCAAAATTATAATGTTGTTTAATAAATATTGTTCGTATCTCATTAATCGATTCTTTATAAGCATTTTCGAAATTAATTcttggattattattatgatgataatatattgatgataatgatgatgatgatgatgaagatgctgcggcggcagcagcagcagcagatgatgatgatgatggctgtgAAGAACGTTGATGATTAGAaggatgttgttgataagtATAGGTACCAATCACAGGTGTAtacatattattattattattattgttactaATACTACTACCATGaacaatataaaaattattttgattttgattaaaatcaatgGCAATTATGTAtagcatcattatcatcataattattattgatgataatcgatttaaataacaataacggtatgtatgatgattcatcgttgttgtccATCGTTgttgccaccaccaccatgatgatatcgtcatcatcatcatcattattattaacaatggatacatttttatattaataTATTAGATCAACGACAAATGATTTCAGATTCTTATCAGATTAAAAATATTGGTTATATTATCGTTGATTAAGTGTCTGCTTTCGTTGAGAAGGTGGTTTTGGTGATTGGTGGTagaggtgtgtgtgtgtatggtgtgTATGGTGCGGTGTGGTATGTGGTGTGGTGAaaagattcattcataagatttttttttctattcataaacacacaaacatgtATTGTTGGTTGAGATATATATATGCTGAGAAAAGGCTATTGACATTTACATGacgaaacaaacagaaacagaaacagaaaccGACATACACATCgatgacattattattttttttttggcagacatttttttctggtgtaGCTTTTCTTTCGGTAACGATATTagaattaatgatgatgatgatgatgtttgatggCCTCGTTTTTGTTCGTgcaaattcaaagaaaatttaaatttccgaatgaaaaaaaagttttcttttgaaatcaaacgaaatatttagaatgaatggattttttttcgaagaaAAATCTTATAAggtcagagaaaaaaaaaactccgACAATGTTTGATCACAAAGGACAAAGAAGCATATgaccgttgttgttgttgttgttgttgtttatacgAAAGGTCATATGAAATGGCCAACAAATGTCAACTTccgaatcgtttttttttgtgtatcaTATGACCGTATTTATCAGAGATACAGAGAGTAAGAGAATCAGAAAATGTAGAAAGTCAATgtgatccaatgatgatgatgatgatgatgatgataatggttttCCATCgtaacgaaaatgaaaaaaaaaacaccataCAACCAGTAGCAGCAACAGAaacagttgttgttgttactaaAGTTCCAAAATACTTTTCACGTTAAATTTTCTGAAACTGTTGTGAATTGGTCCAAAGTTTTCTTTATTTGAGTTTCATGATTTAATGGATCATCAATCTTCATGGAGAAAAGAAAtgagaaacagaaaaaaaataacaaacatgGATTTggaatttaataatgatggtcccacacacacacacacacagatataTATGGAGAGATTGCACAATAAACTATATATATGGTTttggtgaatgaatgacaaggacaagttgttgttgttgttgttgttattggaaCGAATGATCCATAATTTCTCGAAAACTTTCTCTTTCTAAAGCTCCATTTCTGGTTGTGGataaatatacaaaaaaaggCACACAACTATACGATCCTTAAGAACCACATGAATTCATAGAAACCGATTCAAGACTAGTACCAGTACCAGAAATGAATCGgtcgagaaaaaattttcaagggCTTTTTCcagtacacacacacacacacacacatatataaacaaacatttgataaaaacttgaaaattcaaagacACAAATTCTATATATTTAAAATGGTCGATCCGATAGCACCAGAATCTAGAGAAAAAACCGACCAacgaatcaatgatgatggttaatGGCAATCACAGAGAATGAACCAACAACTATGAATGACTATCAtcgactgactgactgactaaCTGACTGATCGACAAGGCATTTTTTAGccttagtttttttttaccgatTTGGAGGAGAATCAAAATCctatgtttatgtgtgtgtgtgtgtgtgtaagttgGATGTGGCAAGAGGAGTAGTTGTTTCACCATaccaacgacaacaacaacaacaacaaatcatcattgaaaaaaaaggagaaaaataaaaaccaaccAATCTACcatatgtaataataatatgtattttacatttttacCAAAGCAAgttaagtgtgtgtgtgttgtatatCAAGGCTCACACTATACACACAAATTGTGATATTGATATATCGAGAAATGAAAGCCGGCTTTGacttgaaagtttttttttattacggATTGAAGAAACTAAGGTAGAAAcacggtggtggtggtggtggttacaGTGGTTCTCTACCGATTGATTTACcggaatgaaaatgaattgaattggaaaaatgaaacaaattttttttttcattgggtTTCACAAAATGtttcatgatcattttttttttgttttcttaaaAGTCGCGCGCCTcgtcattttgattcaattcatgatATTCACtaataaccaccaccaccaccaccactgtaTGTTTGAAtatagtcgtcgtcgtcgtttttcattcttttttgttttgttttgttttgtttgaataaaatagaGCCGCGATCATCAGTTAttgattacacacacacacacacacactctcCAGGTGACAACACctgaatttaaataaatatgaCCCTTTCGTTTATCgttaaatatcatcatcatcatcatcgtttgaaTCGCAACAATCTTTATGATATTGTcaaatttgacatttttttttctcaacaataaaaacgaagaaaagaaaaagaaaccgTTTGTCGAGAAGAGTGGTGAATATatatctttattattattatcacccgatggaatggaatggaatgaatgaatggtagaaaagaaataaaaagaacCAAAAACTCAAACTCACTTGATTGAAttgtaaaatattttcaagttttttttttggcttttacttaattctttatcattcatgaccttttttttcttcgttacAAATTGGCCATATATAAGATAAAAGATCTGATTGCTCGGTAGGTCGGTAGTACCAATATTTGTCCAGTTCTCAAAAGATTAAAatcttttttaaaaattgatcatcaataataaaaattgtctaaaaaaaaatt of the Dermatophagoides farinae isolate YC_2012a chromosome 1, ASM2471394v1, whole genome shotgun sequence genome contains:
- the LOC124493133 gene encoding glypican-6-like isoform X2, whose protein sequence is MSHADFHRMFSDTYGILYDRHSFIFNNMFHNLEQYYNDGQLDLTVAMKEFFNLLYKKMFEELNAQYAFDANYLNCTVEHMEEMMPFGELPQKLIVQVRRSFVAIRTFVQALRYGSDILKTIIELPTSTTCENRLHSLSYCYGCINGHHSTANNVNVICQSTCMNFLEKCCLQCHNNLNKEWNKYLNDMIRLASRLKTSFNIEHIVSPIHIQISDAIMNFQENGRTISQRLFNKCGRPVHRKREKRNDNPVLNQPYNNHHHHHHYHHQQQQQQPSNVGKPYQFPRIPNTMNNSHRQLPSSLSQQQQQQQQLQQQQNIDSIIDSMTNDFKTFKNFWSNLPRKLCSYYSTSANCVANQTLRNSDEPNYRDRNNVEIINQQISTLRLISFNLNKAYNGLDVDFENNFDTDNDAPIDDEISDDGSGESSGDDDGSGFIDSSSIDEHEHNKNPIYQHNDPRTNQSSSNNDIHFDSTESATPITTTTTTTTTKIITLDITKTAGSLGHNNRPNYNSQILIIISSTLLTFWLYQ
- the LOC124493133 gene encoding glypican-6-like isoform X1, which translates into the protein MYPLLIIMMMMMTISSWWWWQQRWTTTMNHHTYRYCYLNRLSSIIIMMIMMLYIIAIDFNQNQNNFYIVHGSSISNNNNNNNMYTPVIGTYTYQQHPSNHQRSSQPSSSSSAAAAAAAASSSSSSSLSSIYYHHNNNPRINFENAYKESINEIRTIFIKQHYNFDAFFRHVLTMSHADFHRMFSDTYGILYDRHSFIFNNMFHNLEQYYNDGQLDLTVAMKEFFNLLYKKMFEELNAQYAFDANYLNCTVEHMEEMMPFGELPQKLIVQVRRSFVAIRTFVQALRYGSDILKTIIELPTSTTCENRLHSLSYCYGCINGHHSTANNVNVICQSTCMNFLEKCCLQCHNNLNKEWNKYLNDMIRLASRLKTSFNIEHIVSPIHIQISDAIMNFQENGRTISQRLFNKCGRPVHRKREKRNDNPVLNQPYNNHHHHHHYHHQQQQQQPSNVGKPYQFPRIPNTMNNSHRQLPSSLSQQQQQQQQLQQQQNIDSIIDSMTNDFKTFKNFWSNLPRKLCSYYSTSANCVANQTLRNSDEPNYRDRNNVEIINQQISTLRLISFNLNKAYNGLDVDFENNFDTDNDAPIDDEISDDGSGESSGDDDGSGFIDSSSIDEHEHNKNPIYQHNDPRTNQSSSNNDIHFDSTESATPITTTTTTTTTKIITLDITKTAGSLGHNNRPNYNSQILIIISSTLLTFWLYQ